The DNA window AAACTTGATTTTCCGAACAGCCTAAAAGTTTGTTCATGTTCGCATTCTCAAAAAACATtgcattatattattattattattatttgatagaAATGAATGTTCATGTGAAAACATGAACTTAATGCCCGTGGATAGCACtgtattttttcaagattttagaAAGTTATCTAATAGATAATCTAGTGGTAagaatttaagataaaaaaatttattttttttattgtttcaagtAATTTTAGCAtttgtgggattagtcgaggtatgtaCAAGTTAacccggacacctacgttaataataataaaaaaaaaattcaggaagTCTTTTGATCATCCCAGCACAGTTCCTTGTATCATTTTATTTGTAGAATCAAGAGATTATCGAGCTTCACCCTTATATGATACAGTTGCAGGTTTGACTAGGTGGCTTCTCAACCGAAGGCTTTAGTCCTTTGACACCTTCTAATTATTCTATGAGATAACATGTCCGCGCGCTGCTGcaggtttataaaataaatacatttgataatattataattataaatcagtgctaaataagtaatagaaattaaaggtatgatggagcaaatatttcataatgaaaaaaaaagttgtgttggtaatccaaaacttagagactgaacaaaatgatttgtagtaatttacagtgttttgtgaggaaagatatagtgctttcgccacataatttagcttttcagttaataaaaagaaaaaaaattataaagctaaattctctaccaacttaatattaaaaaaaaaccaacaaagataattttggaaggaaaaaaacccatgagaaaaaacgttgtagcaattgacaatgttttgtgaggaaaactataacgtttttctcaataaaataaaataaaaaaccatttagagaaatattgtagcaatccacagtgttttgtgagaaaaactacaacgctttccttatatgatttagttttattgtaattataattcttaaccaactcaatattaaaaaaaaatcgacaaagataattttggaaaaaatcattaaaaaatcacacgGAAAAatactgcaacaattcacagtgttttaaagaaaaaaattataaagctaaattcttaatcagctcaatattaaaaaaaataattcgacagagacaattttagaaaaaaaaactaaacaaacaccaaaaaaagaaaaaacaaatcatgttggaaatactgtagcaattcacagtgttttgtgatgaaagctacagtgcttccccacatgatttagccttatttgtaataacttgtaattgtaattcacaaacaacttaatattaaaaaaataaagttgaaaaggataatttgaaaaaaattataaaaaaaaccatgtggaaaaaaacactgtagcaatgaacaataattttcaaaaaaagttacagtattttcctcacatattgtaactgtaatttttaaccaactcaatattaaaaaataaaataaagataattttggaggaaaaaaaaccatgcggagaaatactgtagcaatcaacaatgttttttaaaaaaatacaaaaccaaattctcaatctgctcaatattaaaaaaaatcgacaaatataattttaaaaaataaagaaataaaatagaaaaactaagtggaaaaacatcacagcaatccacagtattttaaagaaaaaaattacaaagcaaaaattttaaccaggtcaatatttaaaaggtaaaattaacaaaaataattttggaaaaaaaacaaaaaaaaagaaaagttaaaaaaaaaaacaaacaaacagggaGAAAAATCACTATAGATTATTGTTGTAATCCACGGTGAAATGTGTATGAGAAAATGATTCCTCCACACCCCATTTAGAGTATATTTTAATACGAATATCACTCAAAAGGACTGAATGCTGGACACGACATTTGACCTTCTAATTACTGTGGTTCAACCAGATGTTTGAGTAGGATGACATTTGACAGAGTTTCGGTCATCCCCACTGCAATTCCTTCAATGTCGTTTTCAATCCATCGGTGTAGGAAAAATTCATCAGTAATTAAGACATAATTCAAAAGGTCAATGACTTCGACTCCCAGATTCAGCAAAGCatacataattttgtttttaaagatcaAATATGTAGAAATACccaatattttattatcaaaatgtAGAAATGTTTTTAGAAGAATTGCAGAACCTTCCTAAAACATGATTATCCATTATTGTCTGTTGTGATTACCTTCACTGTTTACATTTACTTCGAGGACACGTATATCAAAATCGATGAATAAGGTTACAAATATGTGAAACATTTCCGCTTCTTACTTCCTCGGTGTTAAGCCATCTCATGTGCTCGTTACTCAGGGCTGCCAACCTGTTTCTTTCTACGGACTTCTGttcaaaggaaatgaaaaggagtaAGCAAACAAGGGATGGCATGAAACAGAAAACAGGAATGCATCGCCTCCTGACCAACAAAACATTTGCGAATTCATTCCAATGTGTCTTTTTAATTCTTGTAGGTGCAAGTATAAGTATTAATGATATGGTTATCCTCTCATTGGAGAGTAATATAATATAAGTTAGAGTTCCCTTCCTACCTTCTCTCCTAATTTTCACTAACAACAGTTACTGACATCAGAGAAACACATGGCAAGAGATGTAAAGAGGAGAACATGTGCCTCACTTTGGTATGAAATGAGATAGAGCAGGGGAAACCGTGTTCCTGGGATATATCTTTTCATAATCAAGTGAACGGGGcagagagaaaatcaagcatGATTTTTTGCAGCATAAAGCAAAAGTGAACAACCTAGCACTGCACGCATTTCCAATGTCTTATGTACTTTGTTGCTTAAATACGAAGCATCTGTAACAAAAGAATGAcaccaaaaataatttggtcTTGACTCATAGTGTTAGTAGACAATGGTTCTGACAATTGAACAAGTCATTCTATCCAATAGGTACATTTTCTCTATCATATTTCTATGAAGAATCATCAGGATTTTAAGCTTCTTATTAACAGGAAATGGATTGGGTAATGTGCACAAGTAATAGCAGCCTAAACTTTCAATGAGCTTCGTGCATCCATTCATATGCtaaattttctatatttatggGCTGTAGATTATGGTCCTTGATATTTAACTACACAGCCTTTCATATGCTAAATTGTCTAAAGTCATGGCCAAGAAGATCATGGTAGTGACAATTAACTACACCATGCAATACAGTAATTCAAGGACGAGAAAAATGAAACTTAATATCAATTGGAAATGGCAAGTGAACAAAgaacattttgataaaaatatgagcACAAATTAGTATCAGCCAGCAGTACAGGTCATTGATCTTAAGTAATTTAATTGGTTTCAATTCTTTACCAGAACACATGCAAGAAAGCAAAAGGCACCGATATGCCAACATACAAAGAAGAAAGCTTCAATTTTGCAGGTCCTACTAGTTCTTGGTGACATGCTCTGCATGGATGTCCTTAAGAGATGCTATCCATTGTATGCCTAGTAAAGTTTAAAACATGTACATATGACTCATTAAGGGTTGTTCAGCAAGCACTTACCTGCATGGCTCTTGCTCCAAAGGACCTGACCATCTACAGTGGTAAGGTGTTCATCATCAAGGCGCTTCCATGTTTTGATAGACTTGACAGCTCCCCAACCTCCTTGCTCTGTCTTTTCCAAAGATGCCATCACCACCCTCGCTCTCCTTGACCACCCTGCCTTCCCATAGGCATGGTATCCAAAACCCCCAGCATAACAAAGTTGTATACCAGTAAGCTCACCACAGAAGTCATTGAGATGATCATGTCCAGTGAAAACGCCTTTCACATCCCCAGCTTCTACCATGGTTGTGAAGAAGCCCGAGTTCACAGAAGCAGAGCTAATGCCTTCTTGTCTCACTCCTGTGAAGTTTGATGAATCAAAACTTGCAAATTCAGGCAATGGGATGTGAAAGTACACCAGCCCAGGTGCAGGTCCTCTCTGAGCCTCTGGCTGTCTCATGTATGCTCTCTGAATGGAAAGGGAAAAATGGGAATTCAACAGCTAATAATTAAGCTAATGCACCTTTTAGAAGTTAAGACTATGCATAATGTAGATTCTACTTGTGTGTAGACAAACTAGTGATTCTTTTTACTGATAAATGATGGAAGTAAATCATACAGTGACCTACTAATTACTTCAACCGTATAAAAGAGTGGTGTTATTACCCGAAGCTTCGCAGAGGTGCGTTGGAACCAAAGCTGCTGAGAGGGTTTAATCCAACCATAGCCATGGATTGCCGGAACTGTGGAGTAGTCTCCGCTATCAAGGAAATAAAGATTAAGAgctgatttattttcaaatcgtGAACCTTTAACCCCGCCAATCTCCAGGTTATAGTTCCCAAAACCATCAATGATGTGTACCTCCGCAGGATTGACTTGAGAGAGAGTATTCTTAAGGCCAACAATATGTTTCATAACCCCTTCCCTTGACAAAGTGGATTGTTGGTCATGATTCCCCAAAATAGCAGCCCACGGGATGTTTGATGCAATTGCAGGCTGAAATGCAGCACTCAGTGATTTTGCAGCATCCGTGGCATGAACGCCAAAAATGTTATCCCCTGTTTCCCAAAGTGCCAATAATACTTCCATTAGCTCAGATTGTGAAAGGAGCATACTTGTTAGAGCTTACCCACTGCATGCCATATATACTGTTACCAAATTAGGAAACATGCTTCGGTAAACAAATTAACAACTGGGTTTTGTTGTTAATATCCAAATTTAAGAATAACAATCATATAtagaccaaaaagaaaaaaaaaaaaccagaaccaAGAACATAACTGGGAATTAGAAAAGGAAAGGGTAAATAAGAGTATAGGGGGTACCAGTGAAAACAACAAAATCGGGCTTCTCAGCTTGAATCATGCGCTCAACAAAGGCAGTGGTGTTGAGGTCAGAGCAAGTAGGCATCTGATTTGGGAACACATTAAGGCAAGACGTGGTCTTGCCATCCGCATAGTGCATATCTGCCACTTGCAGTATCTTGAACTCTCCATTTTTTCTAAATCGCAGCTCTTTTTTCACACCCAACACAGATTTTGGAACGAAGAAGCAGAGAGAAAAAACCACAACCCCCAAAAAGTGGGAGGGTGAAACACTTGGTGTGTTCTTCTTCGCCATCGTTGTTATCTACTTAAAATCAGCAAACCCGATGCCTTCAGCATTGTCTCACAGCTAGATATAGGGAGAGGAGTCTAGTCCTAGTTTGGCATGTAGCCTAGAGCTAAAGTGTGCAAGTCAAAGAAAGCATTCGATCATCTTCTTAATAAAATcagattaaatatttaatagtgcccaaaagcatattaatttattaatttcccTGGATGGCGTGCGTGGTCATTGAAGggtgtcttttttttcaaaaataaataaataaaaaaattgggttgGAATCAAACAGGATTTATGGGCAACGTGAGATGGAGGACGGACTGATTTATGTTCTAGGCTCTTttactcaaataattttttttttggatcttgATTCTGTGAACTCTAcgattaattcaaaaaaaatatttgattgaaacatgatgaataaaaaaaaagttcatgcatttattaataaaaaataaaaaatacgaTATTAATAGTGAtttagagtttatttatttttgcgtttcaaaaatatttttaaaaaaatcaaaatttttatattttatttttgctttaaattaattattttagagtttagatcattttgatgttttaatatcaaaaataaatttaaaaaataaaaaatattattttaatctattttcaaataaaaaatattttaaaaaataattactataatcttattaaatatcctttttaaaaaattaaatgatgtgttattaaataatagaaaaattgatgaaagaTAGGCGGAAACACTTATTtggaaattatgaaaaaatcaatgtatttaaataaaaaatattaaatttcatacACTAATTTAAAGAAACAGAGGAAAAGATAATGAATTAATATTGTAATTAgccctttatttatttacgaCAACTGATTGGTCTTTTTATGTTCGTACGACAACGTGATGctcttttttaactttaaatcaaTGTTTAGAAATtcagtaatttttgtttttggattttacttgaaaattattaaattaatattttttttattagtttttgataattttgatatattaatgttaaaaataaaaaaaaatctaaaaaaattattttaatatatttttaaataaaaattaatttttaaaaatattttaaaccataatGCCATATATACATTAAATCctctttaaaaacaacaaattgcttcatgtaatgattttttttaaacattagtTTCAATATGAATTCAGGATGTTTGGCAGtgcagataaaatattatttgtttaaaatttaaattttatttaacattaatttttaatatttttatatcgttttaatatattaatattaaaaataaattttaaaaaataaaaattaaattattttaatatatttttaaattaaaaaaaactttaaaacacaATTGTATAACATTCCAAAACAGAATAATATTTATCGAgattgtcaattccgtttcgttTAATTCGAAATGACCGAAACgtttcataccaattcaaaaaacagaacaattttcatctcatttcaaaTCTCGGTCTGTTCCGGATTTTTCAGCTAAATTTCAACCAGAATGTTCCggtttcatttcacatgttTCGTTCCGGTCTTGAAAagttattgaatcaaattgaacccggttaatttaattaatgaaatcacccaagtataaaaaactcattttcattactattttcaataacaatgatattaataataatattgaaaattattattactattttcattaacatgatattaatttttaaaaattagatttatcactaatatatatggtttatattcatgttgtttttttcatttttatactttgtaggaatttgagcaaaataaaggatattttagatcccattagccttgataacattaacctaactttatatttaaaatatttgtgctaaaacattttactttcataatattttgatattatgttttagttgaattactttaagttaaa is part of the Populus trichocarpa isolate Nisqually-1 chromosome 2, P.trichocarpa_v4.1, whole genome shotgun sequence genome and encodes:
- the LOC7487758 gene encoding probable inactive purple acid phosphatase 29 isoform X4, whose translation is MAKKNTPSVSPSHFLGVVVFSLCFFVPKSVLGVKKELRFRKNGEFKILQVADMHYADGKTTSCLNVFPNQMPTCSDLNTTAFVERMIQAEKPDFVVFTGDNIFGVHATDAAKSLSAAFQPAIASNIPWAAILGNHDQQSTLSREGVMKHIVGLKNTLSQVNPAEVHIIDGFGNYNLEIGGVKGSRFENKSALNLYFLDSGDYSTVPAIHGYGWIKPSQQLWFQRTSAKLRRAYMRQPEAQRGPAPGLVYFHIPLPEFASFDSSNFTGVRQEGISSASVNSGFFTTMVEAGDVKGVFTGHDHLNDFCGELTGIQLCYAGGFGYHAYGKAGWSRRARVVMASLEKTEQGGWGAVKSIKTWKRLDDEHLTTVDGQVLWSKSHAEVRRKKQVGSPE
- the LOC7487758 gene encoding probable inactive purple acid phosphatase 29 isoform X5, encoding MAKKNTPSVSPSHFLGVVVFSLCFFVPKSVLGVKKELRFRKNGEFKILQVADMHYADGKTTSCLNVFPNQMPTCSDLNTTAFVERMIQAEKPDFVVFTGDNIFGVHATDAAKSLSAAFQPAIASNIPWAAILGNHDQQSTLSREGVMKHIVGLKNTLSQVNPAEVHIIDGFGNYNLEIGGVKGSRFENKSALNLYFLDSGDYSTVPAIHGYGWIKPSQQLWFQRTSAKLRRAYMRQPEAQRGPAPGLVYFHIPLPEFASFDSSNFTGVRQEGISSASVNSGFFTTMVEAGDVKGVFTGHDHLNDFCGELTGIQLCYAGGFGYHAYGKAGWSRRARVVMASLEKTEQGGWGAVKSIKTWKRLDDEHLTTVDGQVLWSKSHAGVRRKKQVGSPE
- the LOC7487758 gene encoding probable inactive purple acid phosphatase 29 isoform X2 — protein: MAKKNTPSVSPSHFLGVVVFSLCFFVPKSVLGVKKELRFRKNGEFKILQVADMHYADGKTTSCLNVFPNQMPTCSDLNTTAFVERMIQAEKPDFVVFTGDNIFGVHATDAAKSLSAAFQPAIASNIPWAAILGNHDQQSTLSREGVMKHIVGLKNTLSQVNPAEVHIIDGFGNYNLEIGGVKGSRFENKSALNLYFLDSGDYSTVPAIHGYGWIKPSQQLWFQRTSAKLRRAYMRQPEAQRGPAPGLVYFHIPLPEFASFDSSNFTGVRQEGISSASVNSGFFTTMVEAGDVKGVFTGHDHLNDFCGELTGIQLCYAGGFGYHAYGKAGWSRRARVVMASLEKTEQGGWGAVKSIKTWKRLDDEHLTTVDGQVLWSKSHADVSYLSNKVHKTLEMRAVLGVRRKKQVGSPE
- the LOC7487758 gene encoding probable inactive purple acid phosphatase 29 isoform X6, with translation MAKKNTPSVSPSHFLGVVVFSLCFFVPKSVLGVKKELRFRKNGEFKILQVADMHYADGKTTSCLNVFPNQMPTCSDLNTTAFVERMIQAEKPDFVVFTGDNIFGVHATDAAKSLSAAFQPAIASNIPWAAILGNHDQQSTLSREGVMKHIVGLKNTLSQVNPAEVHIIDGFGNYNLEIGGVKGSRFENKSALNLYFLDSGDYSTVPAIHGYGWIKPSQQLWFQRTSAKLRRAYMRQPEAQRGPAPGLVYFHIPLPEFASFDSSNFTGVRQEGISSASVNSGFFTTMVEAGDVKGVFTGHDHLNDFCGELTGIQLCYAGGFGYHAYGKAGWSRRARVVMASLEKTEQGGWGAVKSIKTWKRLDDEHLTTVDGQVLWSKSHAGKCLLNNP